One Fibrobacter sp. UWB2 DNA window includes the following coding sequences:
- a CDS encoding ATP-binding protein, whose product MLGQKTSVKQLPRSIHQLVIISIFWQASNLIGDIFFSGENFVAGTKAYTARQLIFCTSALGWIQLGNAIQHTAEISLKVKRKNGWKLLNILGALAVLISTYLFINDPSSITSLNFFGYRPFAERPYFYFYTLLFCIFVLPCIIVTAYIMLRNIVQSSDTMLPHQVSIYMLASFVFFITLAALFDFIIPISTKFNNFDQFLKWSQFISVFLAILSGQYFTSVSFKNKSASWFLDKLKDRMVDGLLYYNYKGEIQLANPAALSILHTTQEAIHNKKVSSIFPQITDPSRESTYNKIRIKIDNEDHIFNVSIYQIRQSLTTNYNVAFFSDVSNTLHYQQIIKNRDEQFKEYQLDQIRYQERLNIWKKKVDESKYFLDTLISTLPFRFWSKNEQGVFMTQNQTDIKSRGNLLQTSEPDNKILPQELLARNEGEPQSFISYERVKKTFNEENEEEEDIEILKQDDYNMAVRKGVAKDIMIFNNMFIPIMAPRKPYKIIGIKIDITKEMRLEKERDMLQEQKHIHSRLEELGTICGGFAHDYNNILGSQIGFCDLALEVLDKDNQAYMFIQEARKAATRGKESLEELLNTIRGKTTEKDKLTEFAPYMIIDDVVKKLWITLPPNVKVKADNLDKNIRIVGNVSALDRIISNLANNAIFAMKENGGTLTIALKREVLTEPLITPYAPQIEAGTYAKITVEDTGTGMDTATLERIFSPFFTTKAPGEGLGLGLSSALRLLKEGNAGYTVQTTLGEGTIFNLYWSIRNEKMEA is encoded by the coding sequence ATGCTTGGGCAAAAGACGTCCGTCAAGCAGCTCCCGAGATCCATTCACCAGTTGGTGATTATCAGCATCTTCTGGCAAGCGAGCAACTTGATTGGCGACATCTTTTTTAGCGGTGAAAACTTTGTCGCAGGCACAAAAGCCTATACGGCAAGACAACTTATTTTCTGCACATCGGCTCTTGGCTGGATCCAGCTTGGGAACGCGATACAGCACACTGCAGAAATAAGCCTGAAAGTAAAGCGAAAAAATGGCTGGAAGCTCCTGAATATTCTCGGGGCTTTGGCCGTTTTGATTTCGACTTATTTATTCATTAACGACCCGTCGTCTATTACAAGCCTCAACTTCTTTGGCTACCGCCCCTTTGCAGAAAGGCCGTACTTCTATTTCTATACATTGCTGTTCTGCATCTTTGTTCTTCCGTGCATTATCGTCACGGCATACATCATGCTTCGCAATATCGTGCAGTCCAGCGACACCATGCTCCCCCACCAGGTGAGCATATACATGTTGGCGTCATTCGTGTTCTTTATAACGCTTGCCGCACTTTTTGACTTTATCATCCCCATTTCTACAAAGTTCAACAACTTCGACCAGTTCTTAAAATGGTCGCAGTTCATCTCGGTATTTTTGGCAATCCTTTCCGGGCAGTACTTTACGTCGGTCTCGTTCAAGAACAAAAGCGCTTCGTGGTTCTTGGACAAGTTAAAAGACCGCATGGTCGACGGATTGCTTTATTACAACTACAAAGGTGAAATCCAGCTCGCCAACCCGGCCGCACTCAGCATTTTGCACACGACTCAAGAAGCGATTCACAACAAGAAGGTGTCTTCGATATTCCCTCAGATTACAGACCCTTCAAGAGAATCGACTTACAACAAAATAAGAATCAAGATTGACAACGAAGACCATATTTTCAACGTATCGATTTACCAGATCCGTCAATCATTGACAACAAACTATAACGTAGCCTTTTTCAGCGACGTCTCCAACACGCTCCATTACCAGCAGATTATCAAAAACCGCGATGAACAGTTCAAGGAATACCAGCTCGACCAGATCCGTTATCAGGAACGATTGAACATCTGGAAAAAGAAGGTCGATGAAAGTAAGTACTTCCTGGATACGCTTATCAGTACGCTTCCGTTCCGCTTTTGGTCCAAGAACGAGCAGGGCGTGTTCATGACGCAAAACCAGACGGATATCAAGAGCCGCGGAAACCTGTTGCAGACCTCCGAACCGGACAACAAGATTTTGCCACAGGAACTCCTGGCACGTAATGAAGGCGAACCGCAAAGTTTCATCTCTTACGAACGAGTTAAAAAGACGTTCAATGAAGAAAACGAAGAGGAAGAAGATATCGAGATTTTGAAGCAGGACGACTACAACATGGCCGTCCGCAAAGGTGTTGCTAAGGATATCATGATTTTCAACAACATGTTTATCCCCATTATGGCCCCGCGCAAGCCGTACAAAATCATCGGCATCAAGATCGACATTACCAAGGAAATGCGTCTCGAAAAAGAACGAGACATGTTGCAAGAACAAAAGCACATCCACTCGAGGCTCGAAGAACTGGGCACCATCTGCGGTGGCTTTGCGCACGACTACAACAACATTCTCGGTTCCCAGATTGGATTCTGCGACCTCGCCCTCGAAGTGCTCGACAAGGACAACCAAGCTTACATGTTCATTCAGGAAGCTCGCAAGGCGGCCACACGCGGTAAGGAATCCCTCGAGGAACTCCTGAACACCATCCGCGGAAAGACAACTGAAAAGGACAAGCTCACGGAATTCGCGCCATACATGATTATCGACGACGTGGTGAAGAAGCTCTGGATTACGCTCCCGCCGAACGTAAAGGTCAAGGCAGACAACCTCGACAAGAACATCCGCATCGTCGGAAACGTATCGGCACTCGACCGCATTATCAGCAACCTTGCAAACAACGCCATCTTCGCTATGAAGGAAAATGGCGGAACGCTCACGATTGCACTCAAACGCGAAGTGCTCACGGAACCGCTCATCACGCCTTACGCCCCGCAGATCGAAGCTGGCACATATGCCAAAATCACTGTCGAAGATACGGGTACCGGCATGGATACAGCCACGCTCGAACGCATCTTTTCACCGTTCTTTACGACCAAGGCGCCAGGCGAAGGCCTCGGTTTGGGCCTGTCTTCGGCACTAAGACTGCTAAAAGAAGGCAATGCGGGCTATACAGTACAAACGACCTTGGGCGAAGGAACTATTTTTAATCTATATTGGTCTATAAGAAACGAGAAAATGGAGGCTTAA
- a CDS encoding NPCBM/NEW2 domain-containing protein: MNIKDAILRLFKNLAHPTGFLGTLIAIAIPFLIYLAPNINHRETIRRMDLSWPLPLFAIQFILGIILFCFLSKDFREWFKGILPAKSVSIMTLVFTVAVSIFAFTQIEARHRVQSDESVFMSVAQNMYYNHESGTCNQGEFDKGTLKCKATSNSFKTKGLSFLYRLGMSLFGTDLRWIFTAEFVMLPLSFLLMFLAIVAWTRQPLLAFLASLLMALQPTVLFQFRAMSVEPLYIFLSALALFVFKWAYDRNTVMHWMLLALILAFFAQTRQETIFCVFAFVLFALPRLLDQKDEKAPVFFVTLSLFSVPVLLTISYFQGFGFQGGEFEAHGHFFEDLAKNWDVMTAKLDKNGNLTNPFLSYFNYLFAIGGIYLIFRAINDARKSDFTYLKILAFLLLYHIQTYVILENVSGDFSIEINQRYSLVMLPSMAFVAALPITHMIQYFTTPTGSKKQNGTGAILGVLIVALAFTGWTFHYKKNFNDNIMYNRNHLTIEEYEILGWLKELPQADRFFIYGRPWHFVGYGISSIHYDNARRMSNSDMKDLIEKYKGEVYYIRGLDCWDSHTYHKKAVEHRIATTCDVFEREMDLTGVKNILITNNYWVQIAKFNGRKNYNPEKIIAINELEVAPADSIATKPAMLKVHYELKEQGQAAAKWKFALLINDKIIEQGDYKFGSYDQEVDLASLQPGFNQVRFLVQDLATKSKLADVSKFYFEKGNGAIALSDYPIESHKQEWGNMRKNKSIEGNKLSVNGQSFISGIGMHASSTTVFDVGQKFTTVRFSVGLDDESLCSDGVAVEVIGDGKSLAKTPFFKNSELHKVEANIAGVQKLTIKSYPKEGINCSHVDIINPVLIP, from the coding sequence ATGAATATCAAAGACGCTATCTTGAGACTATTCAAGAACTTAGCTCACCCCACAGGCTTTTTAGGCACCCTCATTGCCATAGCCATCCCCTTCCTTATTTACCTTGCCCCGAACATCAATCACAGGGAAACCATCCGTCGCATGGATTTGAGCTGGCCGCTCCCACTTTTTGCGATTCAGTTCATTCTTGGGATCATTCTTTTCTGCTTTTTGAGCAAGGATTTTAGGGAATGGTTCAAGGGAATCCTCCCCGCAAAGTCCGTAAGCATCATGACGCTCGTGTTCACCGTCGCCGTTTCGATTTTCGCCTTCACGCAAATCGAGGCCCGCCACCGTGTCCAAAGTGACGAAAGCGTCTTTATGTCCGTCGCCCAAAATATGTACTACAACCACGAATCCGGCACCTGCAACCAGGGCGAATTCGACAAAGGCACCCTCAAATGCAAGGCCACGTCAAATAGTTTCAAGACCAAGGGGTTATCCTTCCTTTACCGCCTCGGCATGTCGCTATTCGGCACCGATCTCCGCTGGATTTTCACGGCCGAATTCGTGATGCTCCCGCTTTCATTCCTACTCATGTTCCTTGCAATTGTCGCCTGGACCAGACAACCCCTCCTTGCCTTCCTTGCCTCGCTACTCATGGCACTCCAACCGACGGTACTTTTCCAGTTCCGCGCCATGTCCGTTGAACCGCTCTATATATTCCTCTCGGCTTTAGCTCTGTTCGTGTTTAAGTGGGCATACGACAGGAACACGGTCATGCACTGGATGCTCCTCGCCCTTATCCTCGCCTTCTTCGCCCAGACCCGCCAAGAAACAATCTTCTGTGTCTTTGCGTTCGTCCTCTTTGCGCTCCCGAGACTTCTCGACCAGAAAGACGAAAAAGCCCCTGTTTTCTTCGTGACGCTTTCGCTCTTCTCCGTGCCAGTACTCCTCACAATTAGCTACTTCCAGGGATTCGGTTTCCAGGGTGGCGAATTTGAAGCCCACGGACACTTCTTTGAAGACCTCGCCAAGAACTGGGATGTGATGACCGCAAAGCTCGACAAGAACGGCAACCTCACAAATCCGTTCCTCAGCTACTTTAACTATTTGTTCGCCATCGGCGGCATTTATCTCATCTTCCGCGCCATCAACGATGCAAGAAAGAGCGATTTCACGTACCTCAAGATTCTCGCCTTTTTGCTCCTTTACCACATCCAGACGTATGTGATTCTCGAAAACGTCTCCGGCGATTTCAGCATCGAAATCAACCAGCGCTATAGCCTCGTGATGTTGCCATCTATGGCATTTGTGGCAGCCCTCCCAATTACGCACATGATCCAGTACTTTACTACCCCGACAGGTAGCAAAAAGCAGAACGGAACGGGAGCGATTCTCGGCGTATTGATTGTGGCTCTCGCCTTTACCGGATGGACGTTCCATTACAAGAAGAATTTCAATGACAATATCATGTACAATCGCAACCACCTGACCATCGAAGAGTACGAAATTCTCGGATGGCTCAAGGAACTGCCGCAAGCGGACCGATTCTTTATTTACGGCCGTCCTTGGCACTTTGTGGGTTACGGCATATCGTCCATCCATTACGACAATGCCCGCAGAATGTCGAACAGCGACATGAAGGACTTGATCGAAAAGTACAAGGGCGAAGTCTATTACATCCGCGGACTGGACTGCTGGGACAGCCACACGTACCACAAGAAAGCCGTGGAACACCGCATCGCCACGACCTGCGACGTATTTGAACGCGAGATGGATTTGACGGGAGTCAAGAACATCTTGATTACGAACAACTACTGGGTCCAGATAGCGAAGTTCAATGGCCGCAAGAACTACAATCCCGAAAAGATTATCGCCATAAACGAACTGGAAGTCGCCCCCGCCGATTCTATCGCCACAAAGCCCGCCATGCTCAAAGTTCATTACGAGCTCAAGGAACAGGGACAGGCCGCTGCCAAATGGAAGTTCGCACTCCTTATCAACGACAAAATAATCGAACAAGGCGATTACAAGTTCGGTTCTTACGATCAGGAAGTGGACCTCGCAAGTTTGCAGCCTGGATTCAACCAAGTGAGATTCCTGGTGCAAGATTTGGCTACAAAAAGCAAGCTCGCCGATGTTTCCAAGTTCTACTTTGAAAAGGGAAACGGCGCTATAGCCCTCTCGGACTACCCTATCGAAAGCCACAAGCAGGAATGGGGCAACATGCGCAAGAACAAGAGCATTGAAGGGAACAAGCTCAGCGTTAACGGCCAAAGCTTTATAAGCGGCATTGGCATGCACGCCTCTTCAACAACAGTTTTCGATGTCGGACAAAAGTTTACTACGGTCAGGTTCTCCGTTGGCCTTGACGACGAATCGCTTTGCAGCGATGGCGTTGCGGTAGAAGTTATCGGCGACGGCAAATCGCTTGCAAAGACTCCGTTCTTTAAAAACAGCGAATTGCACAAAGTCGAGGCAAACATCGCGGGCGTTCAAAAGCTCACAATCAAGTCGTACCCCAAGGAAGGCATCAACTGTAGCCACGTAGACATCATCAACCCCGTACTTATACCATAA
- a CDS encoding sigma-54 dependent transcriptional regulator codes for MMNILIADFDRKFVEELQRNWSVAGTNLLVCSDDKTLMPLIKKTSIDLAFIEVPFLMLDNMDLISYLKERQPGIEIFVLCDDRNWQGAASAITRGASSFLKKPVTLSLLESTASKIQAQQQNKSNTQLMESQVLDSLLGDTPEMRKILKTVYKVAPTNSTLLITGESGSGKEFLANVVHRYSKRANEPFVPVNCGAIPENLVESELFGSKKGSYTGSTADKKGLFESANGGTLFLDEVGELSLATQVKLLRFLQSHEIRRVGETEARYLDIRIIAATNRDLQQAMHEGRFREDLYYRLNTFHLQLPPLRDRKPVIPNLIRYFILKNKESQGKEIHDLEPAALYALTKYPYPGNIRELENIMEHAIVLSEGGVIKLEDLPEYVQVEAREKTVAIPHIKDAGGLKESASEPVFDNAEDAEENEKSAENPLGKPIHFEPISGKTDSAGLLTHNPTKFITHNPAPAEDEEILSLDEMERRHILHALSICKNNKTEVCKKLGISRATLWRKLKELKIEMDGGEE; via the coding sequence ATGATGAATATCCTGATCGCTGATTTTGATCGGAAATTTGTCGAGGAGCTACAGCGGAACTGGTCTGTAGCCGGAACGAACCTCCTGGTCTGCTCCGACGATAAGACTCTGATGCCGCTAATAAAAAAGACGTCGATAGACCTTGCGTTTATCGAGGTTCCTTTTTTAATGCTCGACAATATGGATTTGATCAGCTATTTAAAGGAACGCCAGCCTGGTATCGAAATCTTTGTCCTGTGCGATGACCGCAACTGGCAGGGTGCCGCTAGCGCCATTACCCGTGGTGCAAGCAGCTTTTTGAAGAAGCCGGTCACGCTATCGCTCCTTGAGAGCACGGCAAGCAAAATCCAGGCACAGCAGCAAAACAAGTCCAACACGCAGCTCATGGAATCCCAGGTGTTGGACAGCCTTCTCGGCGACACGCCCGAGATGCGCAAAATTCTAAAAACAGTTTATAAGGTCGCACCGACCAACAGTACCTTACTTATAACCGGCGAGTCTGGTTCGGGCAAGGAATTTTTGGCAAACGTCGTCCACCGCTACAGCAAGCGCGCGAACGAACCGTTTGTGCCGGTCAACTGCGGCGCCATCCCCGAAAACCTCGTGGAAAGCGAACTCTTCGGTAGCAAGAAGGGATCGTACACAGGCTCTACCGCCGACAAAAAGGGCTTGTTTGAATCCGCCAATGGCGGTACGCTTTTCCTCGACGAAGTCGGCGAGCTTTCGCTTGCAACGCAAGTGAAGCTTTTGCGCTTTCTGCAAAGCCACGAGATCCGTCGCGTGGGCGAAACGGAAGCCCGCTACCTCGACATCCGCATTATCGCGGCAACCAACCGCGATTTACAACAGGCGATGCACGAAGGGCGATTCCGCGAGGACCTTTATTACCGCTTGAACACGTTCCACTTGCAGCTCCCGCCGCTCCGCGACAGGAAGCCCGTCATCCCGAACTTAATCCGTTACTTTATCTTAAAGAACAAGGAATCGCAGGGCAAGGAAATCCATGACCTTGAACCGGCGGCTCTTTACGCTTTGACAAAGTACCCCTACCCCGGCAACATCCGCGAGCTCGAAAACATCATGGAGCATGCGATTGTGCTTTCGGAAGGTGGCGTCATCAAGCTCGAAGACTTGCCGGAATACGTGCAGGTGGAAGCCCGCGAAAAGACGGTTGCGATTCCGCATATCAAGGACGCCGGCGGCCTTAAAGAAAGCGCTAGCGAGCCTGTTTTCGACAACGCCGAAGATGCGGAAGAAAATGAAAAGTCTGCCGAGAATCCGCTCGGAAAGCCGATTCATTTTGAACCGATTTCGGGCAAGACGGATAGCGCAGGGCTTTTAACGCACAATCCGACGAAGTTCATCACGCATAATCCGGCACCCGCCGAAGATGAAGAAATTCTTTCGCTCGACGAGATGGAACGCAGGCACATTCTGCATGCGCTCAGTATATGCAAGAACAATAAGACGGAAGTCTGCAAAAAGCTCGGCATTAGCCGTGCTACACTTTGGCGCAAGCTCAAAGAGCTTAAAATTGAAATGGACGGTGGTGAGGAGTGA
- a CDS encoding transketolase, whose amino-acid sequence MQDSLVTKAADNVRILSAAMVQKAKSGHPGGAMGAADAITLLFAEFLRYDPDDANWMARDRFFMDPGHMSPLLYSELVLTNRLTLEDVKNFRQLGSRTPGHPEVDVALGIENSSGPLGIGHGIALGGAIAERFMVERFGSILEHKTVCLVSDGGLEEEIAYGVGRIAGHLKLSNLIFFYDANQVQLSCKTEDVMDHDFVKQYESWGFRVIECDGSNIAELRKAFKAAWAETEKPVLVYGHTTMAKGAIAEDGKSYEGAVSTHGQPLNAAGASTSATVKNLGGNPDDPFQVFDDVKAGFEARANELRKQVAEWKKAKAAWDKANAEKSATLNEWLSGKGLKIDLSKLNIKEGVATRVTSGTVLGYLAENYHNIICSSADLSNSDNTQAFLDKTGIFRANDFKGAFVQVGVAELTMGAIANGIALHGGLYPICATFFVFSDFMKPAIRMAALMGLPVKYVFTHDSFRVGEDGPTHQPIEHETQIRLLESLTKASGKAEMLVLRPADAYETLAAWEMAFENNDSPTALILTRQVVNTLPGENRYEAAKACRKGAYIVSDNTAAGKKPDLTLVANGSDVLLEHQAAELLRDEGKSVRVVSMISPALFLKQPKSYRDSIIAPWTPVFAKSSGLPLLFAQVVGGFGKVSGLERFGASAPAGVLEKEFGYVPEAVAAAAKEYLAEYAKNVEDFKKANA is encoded by the coding sequence GTGCAAGATTCATTAGTTACAAAAGCAGCTGACAACGTCCGTATCCTTTCTGCCGCAATGGTGCAGAAGGCCAAGTCCGGACATCCGGGTGGAGCCATGGGCGCCGCAGACGCCATCACGCTTTTGTTTGCTGAATTCTTGCGTTACGATCCGGACGATGCCAACTGGATGGCTCGCGACCGCTTCTTCATGGACCCGGGTCACATGAGTCCGCTCCTCTACTCCGAACTCGTCCTCACGAACCGCCTCACGCTCGAAGACGTGAAGAACTTCCGCCAGCTTGGCAGCCGCACTCCGGGTCATCCGGAAGTCGATGTCGCCCTCGGTATTGAAAACTCCTCGGGCCCGCTCGGTATCGGTCACGGCATTGCTCTCGGTGGTGCTATCGCCGAACGCTTCATGGTCGAACGCTTTGGCTCCATCCTCGAACACAAGACCGTCTGCCTCGTTTCTGACGGCGGTCTCGAAGAAGAAATCGCATACGGCGTGGGCCGCATTGCAGGTCACCTCAAGCTTTCGAACCTCATTTTCTTCTACGACGCAAACCAGGTCCAGCTCAGCTGCAAGACAGAAGACGTGATGGACCACGACTTCGTGAAGCAGTACGAATCCTGGGGCTTCCGCGTTATCGAATGCGACGGTTCCAACATTGCTGAACTCCGCAAGGCATTCAAGGCCGCTTGGGCCGAAACCGAAAAGCCGGTTCTCGTCTACGGTCACACCACGATGGCCAAGGGCGCTATCGCCGAAGACGGCAAGAGCTACGAAGGCGCTGTCTCTACGCACGGTCAGCCGCTCAATGCCGCAGGTGCTTCTACCTCTGCTACCGTCAAGAATCTCGGTGGCAATCCGGACGATCCGTTCCAGGTCTTTGACGACGTGAAGGCTGGCTTTGAAGCCCGCGCTAACGAACTCCGCAAGCAGGTCGCCGAATGGAAGAAGGCTAAGGCCGCTTGGGATAAGGCTAACGCCGAAAAGTCCGCAACCCTCAATGAATGGCTCTCGGGCAAGGGTCTCAAGATCGACCTCTCCAAGCTCAACATCAAGGAAGGTGTTGCAACTCGCGTCACGAGCGGTACAGTTCTTGGCTACCTCGCCGAAAATTATCACAACATCATCTGCAGCTCTGCAGACCTTTCGAACTCCGACAATACGCAGGCATTCCTCGACAAGACGGGCATCTTCCGCGCTAACGACTTCAAGGGTGCATTTGTCCAGGTCGGCGTTGCAGAACTCACGATGGGTGCCATTGCAAACGGTATCGCTCTCCACGGCGGTCTCTATCCGATTTGCGCAACGTTCTTTGTCTTCAGTGACTTCATGAAGCCGGCAATCCGTATGGCCGCTCTCATGGGCCTCCCGGTCAAGTACGTGTTTACGCACGACAGCTTCCGCGTGGGTGAAGATGGCCCAACGCACCAGCCGATTGAACACGAAACGCAGATTCGTTTGCTCGAAAGCCTCACGAAGGCTAGCGGTAAGGCCGAAATGCTCGTGCTCCGCCCGGCAGATGCTTACGAAACGCTCGCTGCATGGGAAATGGCTTTTGAAAACAATGACAGCCCGACGGCTCTCATCCTCACTCGCCAGGTCGTGAACACGCTTCCGGGTGAAAACCGCTACGAAGCAGCTAAGGCTTGCCGTAAGGGCGCTTACATTGTCAGCGACAACACTGCCGCAGGCAAGAAGCCGGATCTTACTTTGGTTGCAAACGGCAGTGACGTTCTCCTCGAACACCAGGCTGCTGAACTCCTCCGCGACGAAGGCAAGTCTGTGCGCGTGGTTTCCATGATTAGCCCGGCTCTCTTCCTCAAGCAGCCGAAATCTTACCGTGATAGCATCATCGCTCCGTGGACTCCGGTGTTTGCAAAGTCCAGCGGTCTTCCGCTCTTGTTCGCCCAGGTCGTGGGTGGCTTCGGTAAGGTCTCTGGTCTCGAACGCTTCGGTGCTTCTGCTCCGGCAGGCGTCCTCGAAAAGGAATTCGGTTACGTTCCGGAAGCTGTTGCCGCAGCCGCTAAGGAATACCTCGCTGAATACGCCAAGAACGTCGAAGACTTCAAGAAGGCAAACGCTTAA
- the nrdR gene encoding transcriptional regulator NrdR → MICPFCKNDNDKVVDSRVSGSSIRRRRECCACGRRFTTREYIEVQPLTVIKRSGEREPFQREKLQRGIMNSCKKRPVSMDDIEQLVTRVENSLQMSEGFEVSYDQIGNLVMQELKKLDAVAYVRFASIYREFKEVGEFVDQIKTLDK, encoded by the coding sequence ATGATTTGCCCGTTTTGCAAGAATGATAACGACAAGGTTGTCGATAGCCGCGTGAGTGGCTCGTCGATTCGTCGTCGTCGTGAATGTTGTGCTTGTGGCCGTCGCTTTACGACCCGTGAATATATCGAAGTCCAACCGTTGACCGTTATCAAGCGCAGCGGCGAGCGCGAACCTTTCCAGCGCGAAAAATTGCAACGTGGCATTATGAACTCCTGCAAAAAGCGCCCGGTTTCCATGGACGATATCGAACAGCTGGTGACGCGCGTGGAAAATTCGTTGCAGATGTCGGAAGGCTTTGAAGTGAGCTACGATCAGATTGGCAACCTCGTGATGCAGGAACTCAAAAAGCTTGACGCTGTGGCGTATGTGCGTTTCGCTTCCATCTACCGCGAATTCAAGGAAGTGGGCGAGTTCGTCGACCAAATTAAAACATTGGATAAATAA
- a CDS encoding class I SAM-dependent rRNA methyltransferase yields the protein MAFDLKNKLAIAHEKRAPLFDVTDALRIVNGAADGFPGLTIDKFGDRYQMQFFGPELLTSKTEIVEALGALFNPVCVVSKERLSSSGKSLENAPMDVVIGTREDAVGTVREGNANFHVDLLDTINPGLFLDMRHVRLEVEERFREMSGASPANLEASAHPENPGLRFLNLFSYTCSFSVHARLGGAAVATNADISGKILDKGRENYALNGLDLRPGEFFRGNAIEYVHWAQKKGLRFDGIVLDPPSFARFKGFNFNVREHLMPLVADCATLLNPGGFFMVSSNYSEFNLSAFARDVLAAVSSVHPNAKTSWKKSQDVDFVGSGSTKDSCLVATLVEV from the coding sequence ATGGCTTTTGATTTAAAAAACAAGTTAGCGATTGCGCACGAAAAGCGCGCTCCGTTATTCGATGTAACGGATGCTTTGCGCATTGTGAATGGCGCTGCCGATGGTTTCCCGGGACTCACGATAGACAAGTTCGGTGACCGTTACCAGATGCAGTTTTTTGGACCGGAGCTATTGACGAGCAAGACCGAAATTGTCGAGGCCTTGGGCGCTCTTTTCAATCCCGTTTGCGTAGTCTCTAAGGAACGCCTTTCGAGCTCTGGAAAATCGCTTGAGAACGCTCCGATGGATGTCGTGATTGGTACGCGTGAAGATGCCGTTGGAACCGTTCGCGAAGGCAATGCCAATTTTCATGTGGACTTGCTCGATACAATCAATCCGGGGCTTTTTTTGGATATGCGTCACGTGCGCCTCGAAGTCGAAGAACGATTCCGCGAAATGTCCGGCGCATCTCCGGCGAATCTCGAAGCCTCGGCGCATCCCGAAAATCCCGGCCTCCGTTTTTTGAACCTATTCAGCTATACATGCAGTTTCTCCGTACACGCCCGTCTAGGCGGTGCTGCGGTTGCTACAAACGCCGATATCAGCGGCAAGATTCTCGACAAGGGCCGTGAAAATTACGCCTTAAACGGCCTCGATTTGCGCCCTGGAGAGTTCTTCCGCGGTAACGCTATCGAATACGTGCATTGGGCTCAAAAGAAGGGCTTACGTTTTGACGGTATCGTGCTAGACCCGCCGAGCTTTGCGCGTTTCAAGGGCTTTAACTTTAACGTGCGCGAACACTTGATGCCGCTCGTTGCTGACTGTGCAACGCTCCTGAATCCGGGCGGATTCTTCATGGTGAGTTCCAACTACAGCGAATTCAACCTGTCCGCTTTTGCTCGCGATGTCCTCGCCGCAGTTTCTTCCGTGCACCCGAATGCAAAAACGTCTTGGAAAAAATCCCAAGACGTAGACTTTGTCGGTAGCGGTTCTACAAAAGATTCTTGCTTAGTCGCGACTCTTGTAGAGGTATGA
- a CDS encoding response regulator, with the protein MSTILIIDDDAQLNLMLKSALELKGYTVDTACNGKKAKSLYQKNTYDVIITDIIMPEGDGFEVVLDLRRMGMSDRTIAISGGGRTSAEDYLATAQHFDVAAIFSKPLDLQQLRNKVDEIIKAHS; encoded by the coding sequence ATGTCTACAATACTCATCATTGACGATGACGCTCAGCTCAACCTCATGTTGAAGTCTGCTCTGGAATTGAAAGGTTACACTGTCGATACTGCATGCAACGGTAAGAAGGCTAAGTCGCTTTATCAGAAGAATACGTACGATGTGATTATCACCGATATCATCATGCCGGAAGGCGATGGATTTGAAGTTGTCCTTGACCTCCGCCGTATGGGCATGAGCGACCGCACGATCGCGATTAGCGGTGGTGGCCGTACTTCTGCTGAAGACTACCTTGCAACGGCACAGCACTTCGATGTTGCCGCAATTTTCAGCAAGCCGCTGGATCTCCAGCAGCTCCGCAACAAAGTTGACGAGATTATCAAGGCACATTCGTAA